Proteins encoded by one window of Cydia splendana chromosome 14, ilCydSple1.2, whole genome shotgun sequence:
- the LOC134796766 gene encoding small ribosomal subunit protein uS2m encodes MLPRTLRQPVKIGFASLRNSSTATQAATAPQNVSEEANTQRKNPLDSPDFFQVHNLFTVKDLFDARVHYGHKEGSLNDYMRPYLYGSRLGHLIFDLDVTAEHLRKALNFTAHVAYRGGIICFFNRNALNAHLVEKTAKECGEYAHTRFWRGGIFTNANHQFGAVTRLPDLCIFFNTQNNILSQHTAVRDSAKMLIPTIGIVDTNCNPNLITYPVPGNDDTPAAIELYCKLFKGAIQRGKEARMKFLQETE; translated from the exons ATGCTGCCACGCACTTTAC gACAACCTGTAAAAATTGGATTTGCATCATTAAGAAACAGTTCCACAGCAACGCAGGCGGCTACAGCTCCGCAAAATGTGTCTGAAG AAGCTAACACTCAAAGAAAAAATCCTCTGGATAGTCCTGACTTCTTCCAAGTGCACAATCTATTCACAGTGAAGGATTTGTTTGATGCCAGAGTGCACTATGGTCACAAGGAGGGCTCCCTCAATGATTACATGCGGCCATACTTGTACGGTTCTAGACTTGGCCACTTGATATTTGACCTGGATGTTACTGCAGAACATCTCCGTAAAGCTCTCAACTTCACAGCTCATGTTGCCTACAGAGGTGGTATAATCTGCTTCTTTAACAGAAATGCACTAAATGCACATCTTGTTGAAAAAACTGCAAAAGAATGCGGAGAATATGCTCATACTAGATTCTGGCGCGGAGGTATTTTCACAAATGCTAACCATCAGTTTGGTGCTGTCACAAGATTGCCAGATCTTTGCATATTCTTCAACACACAGAATAACATTTTAAGTCAACATACAGCAGTAAGAGATAGCGCAAAGATGCTCATACCTACCATTGGCATTGTAGACACAAATTGCAATCCTAATCTAATCACTTACCCAGTACCAGGGAATGATGACACTCCAGCAGCCATTGAACTATATTGCAAACTATTCAAAGGTGCCATACAAAGAGGCAAGGAAGCAAGAATGAAATTCCTACAAGAAACTGAGTAA
- the LOC134796761 gene encoding dnaJ homolog subfamily C member 17: protein MAKTKIEDVDLYAILDLTISATETEIKKAYRKKALQCHPDKNPDDPKAAEAFHELSRALEILTDAAARSAYDKVLRAKEAAKLRHKELDSKRQKLKEDLERREREAMSGSGINLTDEQKLAAEIQRLQKEGSRLLQEEQRRVKEEIQRSLSRLSDPVWDSSLNRIKIKWKADKTDESNGGYDEAILRKCLKKYGDIVALIVSPKKKGSALVEFDNKEASEMAIEFEKGLPENPLTLKWLNEKPVLTTKREAPGPSLVSDRDYESLVMTKMRQAAERQRLIEEMKKEES, encoded by the exons ATGGCAAAAACTAAAATTGAGGATGTCGATTTATATGCTATCCTTGATCTTACTATCAGCGCCACAGAAACCGAG ATCAAGAAAGCATACCGCAAGAAAGCACTACAATGCCATCCAGACAAAAATCCAGATGACCCAAAAGCAGCAGAAGCATTTCACGAGCTCTCAAGGGCTTTGGAGATCCTTACCGATGCCGCCGCCCGATCCGCCTATGACAAAGTATTGCGCGCTAAAGAAGCTGCAAAACTCAGGCATAAAGAACTCGACAGTAAGAGGCAGAAACTCAAAGAAGACCTGGAAAGGAGAGAAAGAGAGGCTATGTCTGGATCAGGAATCAATCTTACAGATGAGCAAAAACTGGCTGCTGAAATACAAAGATTGCAGAAGGAGGGTAGTAGACTTCTGCAGGAGGAACAAAGGAGGGTTAAAGAAGAAATACAGAGAAGCCTCAGCCGTCTTAGTGACCCTGTGTGGGATTCTAGTTTAAACAGAATCAAGATTAAATGGAAAGCAGATAAAACAGATGAAAGCAATGGTGGTTATGATGAGGCAATATTGAGAAAGTGTTTGAAAAAGTATGGGGATATTGTAGCTTTAATTGTATCACCTAAGAAGAAGGGGAGTGCGTTAGTGGAGTTTGATAATAAAGAAGCTTCAGAAATGGCCATTGAATTTGaaaaag GTTTACCAGAAAACCCTCTCACATTAAAGTGGCTAAATGAGAAACCTGTACTAACCACAAAGCGGGAAGCTCCAGGGCCCTCACTGGTTTCAGACAGGGACTATGAGTCACTAGTGATGACTAAGATGAGGCAGGCAGCAGAGAGGCAGAGGCTCATAGAAGAAATGAAGAAAGAAGAGTCATGa
- the LOC134796703 gene encoding CWF19-like protein 2 homolog: MKEKRKKDKHKKKSKHKDKQERKRHSSTSSSSSSEDEWVEKQPAPKQSTAEREDWMAMTGMMKTYTKDDIRKPKQEEKKHIDSYNPATSSRELNPYWKGGGGGLPQTPESFRKSRQFLKPESTGDLYRSSSSKESYTDADYKRKSSSYSSSYSHRPGGWRKESKRDEHRESKEENRNSSRDDSRRDSKDDYRRDSQDNYRRDSRDDYRKESRDAHRKDPMDRKDDNGRDERENKNRDFRDQSPEDRIIESKPSTATNAVELQQDSKKHELYLSDEKLNKLAAKIVKAEIMGSTTLVSELKAKLEAAREYRKQNPDAGKEEEDDRVMLMSTNSMGNSRPLTKGSGGDPRSKGGKRKAETHASGERTKYFGNDDKYNLKQMFEEEKYGDNYKEDAELTKIAAKHKNPNDDLEDIFTDEISKNRSEAKDSEREKQRAIQMHSKMERSLEGCEYCLDSKNMLKHLMVSCGNKVYLALPAKKSLVKGQCIITTIQHSTCVTAIDEDVWEEIMNYRQALTKFFNSQDKDVVFFETATRLHKFPHLVINCIPLPRDIGDMASIYFKKALLECEAEWSVNKKVVELKGKNIRKGVPKGLPYFWVDFAMDPGFAHVIEDQQLFPKNFAEEIIGGILDLDHYLWKNPKREQSNEQRQKVLEFSREWKPFDIVSKNKV, translated from the exons ATGAAAGAAAAACGGAAGAAGGATAAGCACAAAAAGAAAAGTAAACATAAGGATAAGCAAGAGCGAAAGCGTCATAGC TCCACTAGTTCCAGCAGCTCTAGTGAGGATGAGTGGGTGGAAAAACAGCCTGCACCTAAGCAAAGTACTGCTGAACGAGAAGATTGGATGGCCATGACAGGTATGATGAAAACATACACTAAGGATGATATAAGGAAGCCAAAACAAGAGGAGAAAAAACACATTGATTCGTACAACCCAGCAACTAGCAGTAGAGAACTCAACCCCTACTGGAAAGGTGGTGGTGGAGGCTTGCCTCAAACTCCTGAGAGTTTCAGGAAATCTAGACAATTTCTCAAACCTGAATCAACTGGAGATCTGTATCGATCTTCTAGTTCAAAAGAATCCTACACAGATGCAGATTACAAAAGAAAAAGTAGCAGTTATAGTAGCTCTTATAGCCACAGACCTGGTGGCTGGAGGAAAGAATCCAAAAGGGATGAACATAGGGAGTCTAAAGAGGAAAATAGGAATAGCTCAAGAGATGACAGTAGAAGAGATTCTAAAGATGATTACAGGAGGGACTCACAAGATAACTACAGAAGGGACTCAAGAGATGACTACAGAAAAGAGTCAAGGGATGCCCATAGAAAGGATCCAATGGATAGAAAAGATGACAATGGGAGGGATGAAAGGGAGAACAAGAACAGAGATTTTAGAGATCAATCCCCTGAAGACAGAATCATAGAATCAAAACCGAGCACAGCAACAAATGCTGTAGAATTACAGCAAGATTCCAAAAAGCATGAACTCTATTTAAGTGATGAAAAACTGAACAAATTAGCTGCAAAGATTGTAAAAGCAGAAATTATGGGAAGCACAACTTTAGTTTCTGAACTTAAAGCTAAACTTGAAGCTGCAAGAGAATACAGGAAACAAAATCCAGATGCAGGCAAAGAGGAGGAGGATGATAGAGTAATGTTGATGTCTACTAACAGCATGGGTAATAGTAGACCTTTGACCAAAGGGTCAGGCGGGGACCCTAGGAGTAAAGGGGGGAAGAGAAAGGCTGAAACACATGCTTCTGGAGAAAGGACTAAGTACTTTGGCAATGATGACAAGTATAATCTTAAGCAAATG ttCGAAGAAGAGAAATATGGGGACAATTATAAGGAAGATGCAGAACTCACTAAAATTGCAGCCAAACACAAGAATCCAAATGATGATCTGGAAGACATATTCACCGATGAGATATCCAAAAACAGGAGTGAGGCGAAAGACAGTGAGAGAGAGAAACAGAGAGCTATTCAAATGCATAGCAAGATGGAGAGATCTCTGGAAGGATGTGAATATTGTTTGGATTCTAAGAACATGTTGAAACATCTAATGGTTAGCTGCGGGAATAAGGTGTACTTGGCATTGCCTGCGAAGAAGTCACTGGTGAAAGGGCAGTGCATTATCACTACAATACAGCATTCTACATGTGTTACTGCTATTGATGAAGATGTTTGGGAGGAAATCATG aattaCAGACAAGCTCTCACCAAATTCTTCAACTCACAAGACAAAGATGTTGTATTCTTTGAAACAGCAACAAGATTACATAAATTCCCACATTTGGTCATAAATTGCATACCATTGCCAAGAGACATAGGAGACATGGCATCAATCTACTTCAAGAAAGCACTTCTGGAATGTGAAGCAGAATGGTCCGTCAATAAGAAAGTTGTTGAATTAAAAGGGAAAAATATAAGGAAAGGTGTTCCTAAAGGGCTACCATATTTTTGGGTTGATTTTGCCATGGATCCTGGCTTTGCCCATGTAATAGAAGATCAGCAGCTGTTTCCTAAAAATTTTGCAGAg GAAATAATTGGGGGTATTCTAGACCTGGACCACTACTTGTGGAAAAATCCTAAAAGGGAACAAAGCAATGAACAAAGGCAAAAAGTTCTAGAATTCTCAAGAGAATGGAAACCATTTGATATAGTTAGTAAGAATAAAGTGTAA